A window from Lachnoanaerobaculum umeaense encodes these proteins:
- a CDS encoding peptidase U32 family protein, translating to MRSLELLIPAGNLENLKVAIDYGADAVYIGGEFFSLRAKAKNFTKEDMKAGIEYAHKRGKKIYVTANILGHNDDLEDARGYFEELKEIGPDALIISDPGIFTIAKEVWPEVEIHISTQANNTNYATYLFWWKLGATRVVTARELSLEEIKKIRDSIPEQMEIETFVHGAMCMSYSGRCLLSNFFTGKDANRGECTHSCRWKYSVVEEKRPGEYMPVYENERGTYIFNSKDLCMIEYIPDLIKAGIDSFKIEGRMKTALYVATVARTYRKAIDDYLKSSEIFKENLEWYKSEIGKCTYREFTTGFFFGKPDSDTQIYDSNTYVKNYIYIGTVNEVDEKGRTIFNQKNRFFVGDSIEVMKKNGENIALRVESIEDGKDEKMDSAPHPLQLLKVTFDKQAVEEGDILRIYNPERG from the coding sequence TTGAGAAGTTTAGAACTTTTAATACCTGCAGGCAATCTTGAAAACCTAAAGGTTGCAATAGATTACGGTGCTGATGCAGTATATATAGGTGGTGAGTTTTTTAGCCTTAGAGCAAAGGCAAAGAATTTCACTAAGGAGGATATGAAGGCAGGAATAGAATATGCCCATAAAAGAGGCAAAAAGATTTATGTAACAGCAAATATCCTTGGACATAATGATGATCTTGAAGATGCAAGGGGTTACTTTGAGGAGTTAAAAGAAATAGGTCCGGATGCTCTGATAATATCAGATCCGGGAATATTTACCATTGCAAAGGAAGTCTGGCCTGAGGTGGAGATTCATATATCCACACAGGCAAATAATACAAATTATGCTACATATCTCTTCTGGTGGAAGCTTGGAGCAACAAGAGTTGTTACAGCTAGGGAGCTTTCACTAGAGGAGATAAAAAAGATTAGAGACAGCATTCCTGAGCAAATGGAGATAGAGACATTTGTACATGGAGCAATGTGTATGTCATATTCAGGCAGATGTTTGTTGAGTAATTTCTTTACCGGTAAGGATGCTAATCGTGGTGAATGCACTCATTCCTGTAGATGGAAGTATTCAGTGGTTGAAGAAAAAAGACCCGGAGAATATATGCCGGTTTATGAAAATGAGAGAGGTACATATATTTTTAATTCCAAGGATCTCTGTATGATTGAATATATTCCGGATCTTATAAAGGCAGGTATAGACAGTTTTAAGATAGAAGGTAGAATGAAAACTGCACTCTATGTGGCAACGGTGGCAAGAACCTATAGGAAGGCTATAGATGATTATCTAAAATCATCTGAAATTTTCAAGGAGAATTTGGAGTGGTACAAATCTGAGATAGGAAAATGTACCTACAGAGAGTTCACTACCGGATTTTTCTTTGGAAAGCCTGACAGTGATACACAGATTTATGATAGCAATACCTATGTAAAGAATTATATTTATATAGGAACAGTGAATGAGGTGGATGAAAAAGGAAGAACAATATTCAATCAAAAGAACAGGTTTTTCGTTGGGGACAGCATAGAGGTTATGAAAAAGAATGGTGAAAATATTGCTCTACGTGTTGAGTCAATTGAGGATGGAAAAGATGAAAAGATGGATAGTGCTCCACATCCTTTGCAACTTTTGAAAGTGACATTTGATAAACAGGCAGTTGAAGAAGGAGATATATTACGAATTTATAATCCCGAAAGAGGATAA
- a CDS encoding YdcF family protein, with translation MIIFILGILCGIYGTVVIFMTGFLELQNYIWYVFAFVFFALGKLFKLYLNKRIPLWSVVSVYTLATLGILIFIITVVIIRLSLPKNDEPGLDFLIVLGSKPDMEKNGSEAKYRLDKAIEYIEENPYTMLIISGGITRDGKIEAIEMADYLIENGIDRDNILVEIESHNTRENLIYSKALIDKYNEDMKRNTNLIIINDIGPVLEVEDRPQTIGVLTNDFHIFRSMQAAKKIGYTQVFPISARSNKVLYLHMMMRETFAILKYKFLGYI, from the coding sequence ATGATTATATTTATACTTGGTATACTATGTGGGATATATGGAACTGTAGTTATTTTTATGACAGGCTTTTTGGAATTGCAAAATTACATATGGTATGTATTTGCATTTGTATTTTTTGCCCTTGGTAAACTTTTTAAACTTTATCTAAATAAGAGAATTCCATTGTGGTCTGTGGTATCTGTCTATACTTTGGCGACTCTTGGAATTCTTATTTTTATTATAACGGTAGTAATAATAAGATTGTCACTGCCAAAGAATGATGAGCCCGGACTTGATTTTTTGATAGTGCTGGGATCAAAGCCTGATATGGAAAAAAATGGAAGTGAAGCGAAGTACAGACTTGATAAGGCTATAGAGTACATTGAAGAAAATCCCTACACAATGCTGATAATAAGTGGTGGCATTACAAGAGACGGAAAAATAGAAGCAATTGAAATGGCGGATTATCTGATAGAAAACGGTATAGATAGAGATAATATTTTAGTAGAGATAGAGTCGCATAATACTAGAGAGAATTTGATATATTCCAAAGCACTGATTGATAAATACAACGAAGATATGAAAAGAAATACAAATCTTATAATTATAAATGATATAGGACCGGTGCTGGAGGTGGAGGACAGACCTCAAACTATAGGTGTTTTGACAAATGATTTTCATATATTCAGATCAATGCAAGCTGCAAAAAAGATAGGATATACACAAGTTTTTCCGATCAGTGCAAGATCTAACAAAGTTTTATATTTACATATGATGATGAGGGAGACATTTGCAATTTTGAAGTACAAGTTTTTAGGATATATTTAA
- a CDS encoding insulinase family protein: MKNYNIEEQLNRIKDLSTYEIKDISDIEELSVKAVVLEHKKTKARIFTLLAEDNNKVFTIGFRTPSKDSTGVAHILEHSVLCGSKKFPAKDPFVELVKGSLNTFLNAITYPDKTVYPVASCNDKDFDNLMEVYLDAVFYPNVYNEEKIFKQEGWHYEVVDDKGNPDENGDIILNGVVYNEMKGAFSSADSVLERSITKVLFEGHSYGEESGGDPDFIPTLTYENFLDMHSKYYHPSNSYIYLYGDMDMAKKLEWIDREYLDKFEYREVDSKIEEVKTFDSVKEANFEYPITEAQGEENATYLSWNTLVGGELDPVVSMGFHVLEYIMIDAPGAYITDALIDAGIGEDVFGGYANGISVPYFTVTAKNTNLDRKPEFLAIIEGTLRKHADEGLDKETIKAAINVFEFKAREADYGSYPKGLMYGLSSFDSWLYDADPTIHLRFENIFKTLREEVDNNYFENLIQKYLLDNKNTAIVTMTPKKGLTTKKDADLKAKLKAFKDTLSKEEIKKIYEDTLELKKYQSEPSSEEALLKIPLLSRDDISREVKMPEYEEKSVKASGKDIPVIHSKVFTSGINYLKFIFNIDFANEEELMYLALLKEILGYIDTNKQSYAALSTNVNLNSGGVGYVIEAFATNANPIDFTFVFSVNAKILYGKESWLYSNVAEVLTMSKLEDKKRVKDIIAEVKAGKDRLVASGHMTALTRAGSYISKELLFNDLTKGIAYLNFLENIDIEKDFERVYGNLTRLSRITFSADNLLIHTICDEKGYKNAFNGIESLTDSLFKEGTKPEKAILKTEIKNEGFVTPSMVNYVARFGNFVNHGFKYTGVLRVLKVLLSYDYLWNNIRVKGGAYGCSAIFGRSGNSGFISFRDPNVSNTNKVYEGVVDYVKNFTANDREMTKSVIGAISEMDTPLTPSREGLKGLIAYYSKVRLEDLEKEREEVLNTSDEDIRALVPLIESILSDKLICAIGNEDLIEKDKDLFKEVKHLYKD, from the coding sequence TTGAAAAATTATAATATTGAGGAACAATTAAATCGTATAAAAGACTTATCTACATATGAGATAAAAGATATATCAGATATAGAAGAACTCAGTGTAAAAGCTGTTGTTCTTGAACATAAAAAGACTAAGGCAAGAATATTTACATTGCTTGCAGAGGATAATAATAAGGTATTTACTATCGGATTTAGAACACCTTCAAAGGATTCAACAGGAGTTGCACATATTTTGGAGCATTCGGTACTTTGTGGTTCTAAGAAGTTCCCTGCAAAGGATCCTTTTGTAGAGCTTGTAAAGGGTTCTCTCAACACATTTTTAAATGCAATTACATATCCTGATAAGACTGTTTACCCGGTTGCATCATGTAATGACAAGGATTTTGATAATTTGATGGAAGTTTACCTGGATGCGGTATTTTATCCTAATGTATACAATGAGGAGAAGATATTTAAGCAGGAGGGCTGGCATTATGAAGTAGTGGATGATAAGGGAAATCCTGATGAAAACGGTGATATTATACTCAATGGTGTAGTATACAATGAGATGAAGGGTGCTTTTTCATCTGCGGACAGTGTGCTGGAAAGATCTATAACAAAGGTATTATTTGAGGGCCATTCCTATGGTGAGGAATCAGGTGGAGATCCTGACTTTATTCCTACTTTGACATATGAGAATTTCCTTGATATGCACTCAAAGTACTACCACCCGTCAAACTCATATATTTATCTCTATGGAGATATGGATATGGCAAAGAAACTCGAGTGGATAGACAGAGAGTATCTTGATAAGTTTGAATATAGAGAAGTAGACTCAAAGATAGAGGAAGTAAAGACATTTGACAGTGTAAAAGAGGCAAACTTTGAATATCCTATTACAGAGGCTCAGGGTGAGGAAAATGCGACGTATCTTTCATGGAATACTCTGGTAGGCGGAGAGCTGGATCCGGTTGTTTCTATGGGATTTCATGTACTTGAGTACATAATGATAGATGCACCGGGAGCATATATTACAGATGCACTGATAGATGCGGGTATCGGTGAGGATGTATTTGGAGGGTATGCAAATGGAATATCGGTACCTTATTTCACTGTAACTGCAAAGAATACAAATCTTGATAGAAAGCCTGAGTTTTTGGCCATTATAGAGGGAACTCTGAGGAAACATGCAGATGAAGGACTTGATAAGGAAACTATAAAGGCTGCCATCAATGTGTTTGAGTTCAAGGCAAGAGAAGCTGACTATGGTTCATATCCAAAGGGACTTATGTATGGACTTTCAAGTTTCGATTCTTGGCTTTATGATGCAGACCCTACAATACATTTAAGATTTGAAAATATTTTTAAGACTTTGAGAGAAGAAGTTGATAATAATTATTTTGAAAATCTAATACAGAAGTATCTTCTTGACAACAAGAATACTGCGATAGTTACTATGACACCTAAGAAGGGACTTACTACAAAGAAGGATGCGGATCTTAAGGCAAAGCTGAAAGCATTTAAAGATACATTGTCAAAAGAAGAAATAAAGAAGATATATGAGGATACTTTGGAACTTAAGAAGTATCAGTCAGAGCCTTCAAGTGAAGAAGCATTATTAAAGATTCCGCTACTAAGCAGAGATGATATAAGCAGAGAAGTAAAGATGCCTGAGTATGAAGAAAAAAGTGTAAAGGCTTCGGGAAAAGATATACCTGTAATTCATTCCAAAGTATTTACATCAGGAATCAATTATCTGAAGTTCATCTTCAATATTGATTTTGCAAATGAAGAAGAGCTTATGTATTTGGCACTTTTAAAGGAAATATTGGGATATATTGACACAAATAAGCAAAGCTATGCGGCACTGTCTACGAATGTAAATTTAAATTCAGGAGGAGTTGGATATGTTATAGAGGCATTTGCTACTAATGCCAACCCAATAGACTTTACTTTTGTATTTAGTGTAAATGCTAAAATTTTGTATGGAAAAGAATCTTGGCTCTATTCTAATGTAGCAGAAGTACTCACAATGTCAAAGCTTGAGGATAAGAAGAGAGTAAAAGATATAATAGCTGAGGTGAAGGCAGGTAAAGATAGACTTGTTGCATCAGGTCATATGACTGCACTTACCAGAGCAGGCTCTTATATATCAAAGGAACTTTTATTTAACGATTTGACAAAAGGTATTGCTTATCTTAACTTCCTTGAGAATATAGATATTGAAAAAGATTTTGAAAGAGTTTATGGAAATTTGACAAGACTTTCAAGAATTACTTTTAGTGCTGATAATCTTTTGATACATACCATATGTGATGAAAAGGGATATAAGAATGCATTTAACGGAATAGAAAGTCTTACAGACAGTCTTTTCAAAGAAGGCACAAAGCCTGAAAAGGCAATATTAAAAACAGAAATCAAAAATGAGGGATTTGTAACACCTTCAATGGTAAACTATGTTGCAAGATTTGGAAACTTTGTAAATCACGGATTTAAATATACAGGAGTTTTAAGAGTACTGAAGGTGCTTTTAAGTTATGACTATCTGTGGAACAATATCAGAGTAAAGGGCGGCGCATACGGATGCAGTGCAATCTTTGGAAGAAGCGGAAACTCAGGTTTTATTTCATTCAGAGACCCTAATGTTTCAAATACAAATAAGGTATATGAGGGCGTAGTGGACTATGTGAAGAACTTTACGGCAAATGACAGAGAGATGACCAAGTCTGTGATAGGTGCGATCAGTGAGATGGACACACCTTTGACACCTTCAAGAGAAGGATTAAAGGGCTTAATTGCATACTACTCAAAGGTAAGGCTTGAAGATCTGGAAAAGGAAAGAGAAGAGGTTTTAAACACAAGTGATGAAGATATTAGAGCTTTGGTACCACTGATTGAATCCATACTTTCAGATAAGCTTATCTGTGCTATTGGAAATGAGGACTTGATAGAAAAGGATAAGGATCTATTCAAAGAAGTGAAGCATCTTTATAAGGATTGA
- the era gene encoding GTPase Era: MKSGFVALIGRPNVGKSTLMNTLIGQKIAITSNKPQTTRNRIQTVFTDKRGQIVFLDTPGIHKAKNKLGEYMVKVSTRTLRDVDMVLWLVEPSTFIGEGDEHIFEILSSVNIPVILAINKMDSLKQKEDMLEVIAKYSSRMQFAEVVPVSALKGMNTDKLLEIIFKYLSEGPMYYDEDTVTDQPIKQIAAELIREKALRFLQEEIPHGIAVEIDTFNYRETGDMVDIEAAIVCEKDSHKGIVIGKGGSMLKRIGTAARKDIEGLLESRVNLKLWVKVRPKWRDSDVQMKNFGYNPKDL, from the coding sequence ATGAAATCAGGTTTTGTTGCCCTTATAGGGAGACCGAATGTAGGAAAATCAACATTGATGAATACGCTGATAGGTCAAAAGATAGCTATAACATCAAATAAGCCACAGACCACACGAAACAGAATACAGACTGTATTTACAGATAAGAGAGGTCAGATAGTTTTCCTTGATACTCCGGGTATACATAAGGCGAAGAATAAGCTAGGAGAGTATATGGTAAAGGTATCTACAAGAACTCTAAGAGATGTAGATATGGTACTATGGCTTGTAGAACCAAGTACATTTATAGGTGAGGGAGATGAGCATATATTTGAAATTCTCTCAAGTGTAAATATACCGGTAATACTTGCTATCAACAAGATGGATTCACTAAAGCAAAAGGAAGATATGCTTGAGGTAATAGCAAAGTATTCATCCAGAATGCAATTTGCTGAGGTAGTACCGGTATCTGCATTGAAAGGGATGAATACAGATAAGCTTCTTGAGATTATCTTTAAATATCTTTCAGAAGGTCCTATGTATTATGATGAGGATACAGTTACAGACCAGCCTATAAAGCAAATAGCAGCGGAGCTTATAAGAGAAAAAGCACTTAGATTTTTGCAGGAAGAAATACCACATGGTATAGCGGTGGAAATAGATACCTTCAACTACAGAGAAACCGGAGATATGGTGGATATTGAGGCAGCTATAGTATGTGAGAAGGACTCACATAAGGGAATCGTTATAGGAAAGGGTGGCAGTATGCTAAAGAGAATAGGTACTGCGGCGAGAAAAGATATAGAAGGTCTACTTGAAAGTAGAGTTAATTTGAAGCTTTGGGTAAAGGTTAGACCTAAGTGGAGAGATTCTGACGTACAGATGAAGAATTTCGGTTACAATCCAAAGGATTTATAA
- the recO gene encoding DNA repair protein RecO, which produces MKDFIELTGIVIKSMPIGDFDRRVTIFTKERGKIFAFARGARRINNQMMGFARMFAYGKFRLYEGRDSYNIINADIANYFEEISADIEMTCYGTYFLEMLDYYTRESLVDIESLKLIYYTLLALTKKSIPNRLVRRIYELKLMALNSDYDERPKLKDKTAIYTWEYIICSRPEKLFTFVITEEALIEIEETLDVMMKKYIDKRFNSLDILEDIL; this is translated from the coding sequence GTGAAAGATTTTATAGAATTGACGGGCATTGTTATAAAATCAATGCCAATCGGTGATTTTGACAGGAGAGTTACTATATTTACAAAGGAAAGGGGTAAGATATTTGCCTTTGCCAGGGGAGCCAGAAGAATAAACAATCAAATGATGGGTTTTGCAAGAATGTTCGCCTATGGCAAATTCAGGCTATATGAGGGGAGAGATTCCTATAATATAATAAATGCTGATATAGCCAATTATTTTGAAGAGATAAGTGCAGATATAGAGATGACCTGCTATGGTACATACTTCCTGGAGATGCTTGACTATTATACCAGAGAGTCATTGGTAGATATAGAGAGTTTGAAGCTTATCTATTATACTTTGCTTGCTCTTACCAAAAAATCCATACCGAATCGCTTAGTAAGAAGGATATATGAGCTTAAACTGATGGCATTAAATAGTGATTATGACGAAAGACCAAAACTTAAGGATAAGACTGCCATATATACTTGGGAATATATCATATGTTCAAGACCTGAAAAGCTTTTTACCTTTGTGATAACTGAAGAAGCTTTAATTGAGATAGAAGAAACTCTGGATGTTATGATGAAAAAATATATAGATAAACGTTTTAATTCACTGGATATATTAGAGGATATTTTATAA
- the gdhA gene encoding NADP-specific glutamate dehydrogenase, producing the protein MSYVEEILEKVVAANPNEPEFHQAVKEVLESLKLVVDANEELYRKNGILERLVEPERIISFRVPWVDDNGNVQVNKGYRVQFNNAIGAYKGGLRFHPSVNQSILKFLGFEQVLKNSLTGLPMGGGKGGSNFDPKGKSDREVMAFCQSFMNELYKHIGKDTDVPAGDIGVGAREVGYLFGQYKRLTTLFEGVLTGKGIPFGGSLARKEATGYGLVYILDDMLKANNKELAGKTVIVTGSGNVAIYAIEKAQQLGAKVVALCDSNGYVYDENGIQLDIVKDIKEVKRQRISEYANRVSSAKYTQGKGIWNIKCDIYLPCATQNELDLDGVKALVANGCFAVAEGANMPTTLEATKYLQENGVLFMPGKASNAGGVSVSGLEQSQNAMRLSWTFEEVDEKLKGIMNDIFTKVDDAAKRYGQEGNYVAGANIAGFEKVANAMISQGIV; encoded by the coding sequence ATGTCATATGTAGAAGAGATTTTAGAGAAGGTTGTAGCTGCAAACCCAAATGAGCCGGAGTTTCATCAGGCTGTTAAGGAAGTTTTAGAGTCATTGAAGCTAGTAGTTGATGCCAATGAAGAACTTTACAGAAAGAACGGTATATTGGAGAGACTTGTAGAGCCTGAGAGAATTATTTCGTTCAGAGTTCCATGGGTTGATGACAATGGAAATGTACAGGTAAACAAGGGATATCGTGTACAGTTTAATAATGCAATAGGTGCTTACAAGGGAGGGCTTCGTTTCCATCCTAGCGTAAACCAGTCAATACTAAAATTCCTTGGATTTGAGCAGGTACTTAAAAACTCACTTACAGGACTTCCAATGGGTGGAGGAAAAGGTGGTTCAAACTTTGATCCTAAGGGAAAATCAGACAGAGAAGTAATGGCATTCTGCCAGAGCTTTATGAATGAACTTTATAAGCATATCGGAAAAGACACAGATGTACCTGCAGGTGATATCGGTGTAGGAGCAAGAGAGGTTGGATATCTTTTCGGCCAGTATAAGAGGCTTACAACATTATTTGAGGGTGTTCTTACAGGAAAGGGGATTCCGTTTGGTGGTTCTCTTGCAAGAAAAGAGGCTACAGGCTATGGTCTTGTATATATTCTTGATGATATGCTTAAGGCAAATAACAAGGAACTTGCAGGTAAGACAGTGATCGTTACAGGTTCAGGAAATGTTGCAATTTATGCTATAGAGAAGGCACAGCAGCTTGGTGCAAAGGTAGTTGCACTTTGTGACTCAAACGGTTATGTATATGATGAGAACGGTATCCAGCTTGATATTGTAAAGGATATCAAGGAAGTAAAGAGACAGAGAATTTCAGAGTATGCAAACAGAGTATCTTCTGCTAAGTATACACAAGGTAAGGGTATCTGGAATATTAAATGTGATATCTACCTTCCATGTGCTACTCAAAATGAACTTGATCTTGACGGTGTAAAAGCACTTGTGGCTAACGGTTGCTTTGCGGTAGCAGAGGGTGCAAACATGCCTACAACTCTTGAGGCAACAAAGTATCTTCAGGAGAATGGAGTACTATTCATGCCGGGTAAGGCTTCAAATGCAGGTGGAGTATCTGTTTCAGGTCTTGAACAGAGTCAGAACGCCATGAGACTTTCATGGACATTTGAGGAAGTTGATGAGAAGCTTAAAGGCATTATGAATGATATCTTTACAAAGGTTGACGATGCGGCTAAGAGATACGGTCAGGAAGGCAACTATGTAGCAGGTGCTAATATTGCCGGATTTGAGAAGGTTGCAAACGCAATGATTTCACAGGGAATTGTATAA
- the sufC gene encoding Fe-S cluster assembly ATPase SufC has protein sequence MSLLNVNNLTVSIEDDENLKEILHGVNIEINKGETHVLMGPNGAGKSTLGYALMGNPRYVTNSGEIIFDGKNISEDSADKRAKAGMFLSFQNPLEVPGLPLSSFIRNAVESISGKRVKMMQFKKDLAKNMEVLNMDSEYANRALNVGFSGGEKKKAEILQLLMLSPKLAILDETDSGLDVDAVRTVSAGIKEYQKKKDGALLIITHSTRILESLKVDYTHIMVDGKIIKTGDASLVDEINEHGFEKYIQESR, from the coding sequence ATGTCATTATTAAATGTAAATAATTTAACAGTTTCCATAGAAGATGATGAGAATTTAAAGGAAATTCTTCATGGAGTAAATATAGAGATAAATAAAGGCGAAACACATGTACTTATGGGACCAAATGGTGCAGGTAAGTCAACACTGGGATATGCTCTTATGGGTAATCCCAGATATGTTACAAATAGCGGAGAAATAATTTTTGATGGTAAAAACATAAGTGAGGACTCAGCGGACAAGCGTGCAAAGGCAGGAATGTTCCTATCATTCCAAAATCCTCTGGAGGTACCGGGACTTCCACTTAGCAGCTTTATTAGAAATGCTGTAGAATCTATAAGCGGCAAGAGAGTAAAGATGATGCAGTTTAAGAAAGATTTGGCAAAGAACATGGAAGTTTTAAACATGGACAGCGAGTATGCCAACAGAGCCTTGAATGTAGGATTTTCAGGTGGCGAGAAGAAAAAGGCTGAGATATTACAGCTTCTTATGCTTTCACCAAAGCTTGCAATACTTGATGAGACAGATTCAGGACTTGATGTAGATGCTGTAAGAACAGTTTCAGCCGGTATCAAGGAATACCAGAAGAAAAAAGATGGTGCTCTTCTTATAATTACTCATAGTACAAGAATACTTGAGTCATTAAAGGTTGACTATACACATATTATGGTAGATGGAAAGATCATAAAGACAGGAGATGCTTCTTTGGTAGATGAAATCAATGAGCATGGATTTGAAAAGTATATTCAGGAGAGCAGATAA
- the sufB gene encoding Fe-S cluster assembly protein SufB yields the protein MKEKTYVDDINRSMYDFRNEDKDNFKIAAGLTPELVSQISKEKNDPAWMQNFRLQALQIYNQMEVPPWGPSIDDLDIDNIVTYVRPNTHMKAKWSEVPEDIKDTFEKLGIPQAERKSLAGVGAQYDSELVYHNVRDEVSQMGVVYTDLESAMHGEYAEMIQKHFMKLVKPNDHKFAALHGAVWSGGSFVYVPKGVHLDIPLQSYFRLNAKGAGQFEHTLIIVDEGADLHFIEGCSAPKYNVANLHAGCVELYVGKNARLRYSTIENWSKNMYNLNTKRAVVEEGGRIEWVSGSFGSHVSYLYPMSILKGRGARMEFTGITFAGAGQNLDTGSKVVHAAPDTSSFINTKSISKGGGISTFRNAVVVSEKAKNSKSAVSCESLMLDDISRSDTVPAMDIRCADADVGHEARIGRISDDAVFYLMNRGISEEDAKAMIVSGFADNVSKELPLEYAVEMNNLIQLEMKGSIG from the coding sequence ATGAAAGAAAAGACATATGTAGATGACATTAACAGGAGTATGTATGACTTCAGAAATGAAGATAAGGACAACTTCAAGATAGCTGCAGGTCTTACACCTGAGTTAGTGTCTCAGATTTCAAAAGAAAAGAACGATCCTGCATGGATGCAGAATTTTAGATTGCAGGCATTACAAATATATAATCAGATGGAAGTTCCGCCATGGGGACCATCTATAGATGATCTGGATATTGACAATATTGTTACTTATGTAAGACCTAATACACATATGAAGGCAAAGTGGTCAGAGGTTCCTGAGGATATCAAGGATACATTTGAGAAGCTCGGTATTCCACAGGCTGAGAGAAAATCTTTGGCAGGTGTAGGTGCACAGTATGACTCAGAGCTTGTATACCACAATGTAAGAGATGAAGTGTCACAGATGGGTGTTGTATATACAGATCTTGAGAGTGCAATGCATGGTGAGTATGCTGAGATGATACAAAAGCATTTTATGAAGCTTGTAAAGCCAAATGATCACAAGTTTGCGGCATTACATGGTGCAGTGTGGTCAGGTGGTTCATTTGTATATGTGCCAAAGGGTGTTCATTTGGATATTCCTTTGCAGTCATATTTCAGACTTAATGCAAAGGGTGCAGGACAGTTTGAGCATACACTTATTATCGTAGATGAGGGTGCGGATCTTCACTTTATCGAAGGATGTTCAGCACCTAAGTATAATGTAGCCAATCTTCACGCAGGATGTGTGGAGTTGTATGTAGGAAAGAATGCAAGACTCAGATATTCAACTATTGAGAACTGGTCAAAGAATATGTACAATCTCAACACAAAGAGAGCTGTTGTGGAAGAGGGTGGAAGAATTGAATGGGTTTCAGGTTCATTCGGTTCACATGTATCATATCTTTATCCTATGAGTATTTTAAAGGGCAGGGGTGCAAGAATGGAGTTCACAGGAATTACATTCGCAGGTGCAGGACAAAATCTTGATACAGGTTCAAAGGTAGTACATGCGGCACCTGATACATCTTCATTTATTAATACAAAGTCAATTTCAAAGGGTGGCGGTATATCTACATTCAGAAATGCTGTAGTGGTGTCTGAAAAGGCAAAGAATTCAAAGTCAGCAGTATCATGTGAATCTTTGATGCTTGATGATATATCACGCTCAGATACAGTGCCTGCTATGGATATCAGATGTGCAGATGCCGATGTAGGTCATGAGGCAAGAATCGGTAGAATCAGTGATGATGCCGTATTCTATCTGATGAACAGAGGTATCAGTGAAGAGGATGCAAAGGCAATGATCGTAAGTGGATTTGCTGATAATGTATCTAAGGAATTGCCGCTTGAGTATGCGGTAGAGATGAACAATCTCATTCAATTAGAGATGAAAGGAAGTATTGGTTAA